The sequence below is a genomic window from Mycobacterium spongiae.
CGCGACCAGGATGCCGCCAGCGAAGATGTTGCCAAAAAGTCGGAGCGACAAGGAGATCGGCTTGGCGAGTTCTTCGACCAGGTTGATCGGAGCGAGGAACGCTACGTGCCCCTTGAGGAGCTTGATCGGGTGTCCGATGACGCCGCGGCGCCAAATTCCGGCAAGGTGGTAGCAGACGAAGACGAACAGGGCCAGCGCCATGACGTAGTTGATGTCTGCCGCTGCGGGTTTGAGCAACTCGGTGGTGTTCCCGTGTTTATCGGTGTATTGCACCGGTAGAACCGACAGCCAGTTGGAAATCAGGATAAACACGAAGATGGTCACCGCAAGCGGCAACACGAAGGGCGCGATCCGCATCCCGATGGCGCCTTCGACCTGGTTGCGCATCTGGATGGTGATCGCCTCGAAGAACAACTGCACCCCGCCGGGCACATCTGTCGAGGTGACCTTGGCGCGCAGGTAGAAGGCCAACGCAATGACGATCACGCCGGCGATCGCCGTCGACAACACCGTGTCGGTGTTGACGGTCATACCGAACCAGGTCGCCGTATGGTGCTCGCCCACTTCGATTTGGGCGGCCAGGATCGTCTCAGTCATGGCTGGCGCTCCTTCCTTCCGTCGGGTCCGATCCGATCGGCTGACCGACCGATTCCCCGGAGCGCAACTTCTGCCATACCGGCAGCGCCGTAGACGCGACCAAGAGCACCTGGAACAGGGCTAGCCCGAAGAGCACGCCCAGCCCGGCGGGTCGGAAGACAAAGGCGATGACCAACCCGGCGATGGTGATGATCGCAAGCCGAGACGCCGAGTTGAGAGCCATCGACCTCTTCAGCGGATTCGCCTGTGCGGTGATGGCTTCCACCGAACGCCGGACCAATAGGGCGTTGAGCAGACCCAGCAACAACCCGACGCCGATGAACACCCCGACCATCAGGTGGCCTAACAATCCGGCGGCCACCATCGCCACCGCAGTCAACGCAACACTGATGACAAAAAGGCGAACCGGACGGAACGCAACGGACGGAAACACCAACGGCGCGTCCTGCGCTGGTGTCGTCACTGCCGCACCTCAATCCCGAGTTGGTGGAGCCTGCACCACCTGATTTGCAGAGCGGTGGCCCGCAGAGCGTATCGCAGTCGCCGCACTGCAATCACCCAAGGGGTAGCTCCTTGGCGTCGGTCGTTAATCGGCACGCTCGGATGTGCTCCGACGGGCCGGGGGGCCGGCAACCCGCGAGGTTTGTTTCGGGGTTCTACCTGCACCGTACCACACGGTAGACGCAACTACTACTGCCCGTCGTAGACCCCTCTCATTCGGGTTGGAGCACCCTCTAGTCCGGGTCGTAATAGTCGTCGCTACGACGCAGCAGCGGGATCAACGTAGCGACACCGGCCACCACAATCGCGCCCAGCATCACCGCCGCGGTATGGCGCGGGTCGAAGAAAATCGACCCGGCGGCGCCAAAGGCGACGATGCCGACCCACAGGTAGATGATGAGCACCACTCGCCGATGTGAATGACCGATCTGCAGCAGCCGATGGTGCAGGTGCATCTTGTCGGGGCTAAACGCACTACGGCCGGCGCGGGTGCGGCGCACGATGGCCAGCAACAGGTCGAGCATCGGCACGAACATCACCGCCACCACCAGCAGGAATGGTGATAGCAAGACGAAAACATCCCGGGCGCCATAGGCGTTCTGCGAAATCGGACCGGCAGCAGTGGTGGAGGCGGCAGCCAGCATCAAGCCGATCAGCATCGAGCCGGAATCGCCCATGAAAATCCGGGCGCGGTGAAAGTTGTGCGGCAGAAAGCCCAGGCAGGCCCCCGCGAGCACGACCGAAATCACCGCCGGCGGATAGAACAGCACATCGCCACCATGGTCACGAAGCAGCCCTACGGAGAACATGCAGATCGCCAAAGCCGTGATCAGGCCCAGGCCAGCGGCCAGCCCGTCGAGTCCGTCAACGAAGTTCATCGCGTTCACGATCGACACGGTCAGTGCCAAGGTGAGCAGGATCGACGAAGCCTGGTCCAACACAATGGTGCCCACACCGCCCACCGGGATGTACAAAACGCTCCAAGCGACTCCCATGGTGACCAGCACGCTGGCGGCGGTGATCTGACCGGCGAACTTCGTCAGGGCATCCAGACCCCACCGGTCGTCGATCAGACCGATACCCATGATCACCGCACCGGCCACCAAAACCGCGGGCATGCCCGTGGAGTAGACAAACCCACGGGTGAGAGCCGGAAGCTGAGAGGCAAGGAAAACGGCACCGACAATGCCGAGATACATCGCCAATCCGCCCATCCGCGGCGTCGGCGTCACGTGCACATCCCGTTCCCGTGGATATGCGACAGCGCCCAGACGCGAAGCCAGCACGCGCACGGGTCCGGTCGCGAAGTAGGTGATGATCGCCGCGGTCAGCCCGACCAGCGCAAGTTCACGCAGTGGGACACCGGTTCCGCGATACGACAGGGCGACCCAACCACCGGCAAGGCTAACCAGATCGCTGGCCGGGTCGCTGGTCACCACGGAACCGTACTGCACCAACCTGAGACCCCGGCACCGAGCCAGCCACGAGCAGGCGGTACGCGACCTAGCCGAGCAAACTCGCCGTATCCACTCCGAGCACCTCGGCGATTCGCTCGGTGCTCACCGGACCCGGCCGCAGGACTCGCGGCGCGGCTCCGGTCAGGTCGACGATGGTCGAAGCGGCCTGCTGTGCCGCAGGACCGGCGTCAAGATAGACCGTAACGACATCACCGAGCTGGCGACGCGCCTCATCGGCGTCGACCGCCGGCGGCTGGCCGGAAACGTTCGCGCTGGATACCGCCATGGGCCCTACCTCGCGTAACAACTCGATGGCGACCGGGTGCAACGGCATCCGCAGCATGACCGTGCCCCGAGCATCGCCCAGGTCCCACTGCAACGACGGCGCCTGCGCGACCACCAGACTGAGCGCGCCAGGCCAGAACGCGCGCACCAGTTCGCGGGCGACGTCGGGTAGCGAGAAGGCCAAACCTTCAATCGTGTGCCACGAGCCGACCAACACACCCACCGGCATATCGCGCCCGCGCCCCTTGGCTGCCAACAGACCGGCCACCGCGGCGCTGTCGAACGCGTCGGCACCGATCCCGTAGACCGTGTCGGTCGGCATCACGACCAGGCGACTCGCCTGCAGGGCAGCTACCGCGGCAGCGATTCCGCGCGAGCGCTGGTCAGGGTCAGCACAGTCGTAGATGTCGCTCAAGAGCGCCGCTCCTCCTCATCGCGTCATTCTGCATCGTCGCGGCGCGGGTCCGTGGCGCCACTCTCCTCCCACGAGCTCGCCCTTCCCCTCCTGCGCGCGGTGACGAACCTTGGCCGCCCGGCCAGATCCTCGTGGGCACGCACGTCGTGGAAGAGTTCTGTGCGGTTGACCACATCGATCGTCAACGACGACGTGGTCTCGTCATGTTCAACCGCGAGTCGACCGCCGGGGCGCAGCCAGCGCCCGGCCAGACCGACGACTGCGGATATCACCGTCATCCCATCGGGACCGGCAAACAACGCATGATGCGGATCATGGTGCGCTACTTCTGGTTCCAGAACCGCACCATCAGGGATGTAAGGAGGGTTGGACACTACGAGGTCGACATGACCGTCGAGCTCAGGAAGCAGCCCCGGCGTGGTGACGTCAGCACGCAGCAACTCAACGTTGGTGCCTTCAGCGTTGCGGCGCGCGTAATCGAGCGCCGACTCGCAATCGTCGATACCCAAGATCCGGGCCTGTAGTCCACGCTCGGCTCGGTGCTGGGCTAGCGCGACGGCTAAAGCACCCGATCCGGTGCACACGTCGACGATGACGGGTCGCGCGCCAATCGCCTGGCCAGCGGCCCACGCCACGATGGACTCGGTCTCCGGACGCGGTATGAACACTCCAGGGCCCACCTGAAGGGCCACCGGGCCGAACGATACGGTCCCGGTCAGATGCTGGAGCGGCACCCGCTGCGCACGCGCAGCGACGAGCTCGTGATAGCGGCCGAAGAACTCGTCACCAGGCGGCTCCAACATCCGCAGCCGACCGCGGTCGGTGCCCGCGACGTGGGCGGCCAATAGTTCGGCATCGCAGCGGGCGGAATCGATCCCCGCTTCGGCGAATAGCGCCGCCGCGTCGTCAATCGTCTGCCGCAGCCGGGTCATCATTGTTGCTGTTGTAGCCGCGCCTGCTTGTCGGCGTCGGTCAGGGCGTCGAAGAGCGCGTCCAGGTCACCTTGGAGAACGTGATCGAGATTGTGTGACTTGTAGCCGATTCGGTGATCGGTGATCCGGTTTTCCGGAAAGTTGTAGGTACGAATCCGTTCGCTGCGGTCCACGGTGCGGATCTGGCTGGCCCGATCCGCGGACGCGTCGGCCAGCGCCTGCTCTTCGGCGATCGCCTGCAGTCGCGCGGCCAACACCTGCAGCGCGCGCGTCTTGTTCTGCAGTTGTGAACGTTCGTTTTGGCAGGTCACGACGATTCCTGTGGGTAAGTGGGTGATGCGCACCGCGGAGTCGGTCGTATTGACACCTTGGCCGCCCTTCCCCGACGACCGGAAGACGTCGATGCGCAGTTCCGACTCGTCAATCACCACCTCGCCAACCTCTTCAGGTTCTGGATATACCAGCACTCCCGCTGCCGAAGTGTGCACGCGACCTTGCGATTCCGTCACAGGGACCCGCTGCACCCGGTGTACGCCACCCTCAAACTTCATTCGCGACCACACCCCGTCGGCGGTGTCGCCCTTGCTCGCGATAGCCAGCGTCGCATCCTTGTAGCCGCCCAGATCGGAGGTGGTTTCGTCCAGCACGGTCACTGTCCAGCCATGTCGTTCGGCGTAGCGGATGTACATCCGGGCGAGGTCGGCGGCGAACAACGCGGATTCTTCGCCTCCCTCGCCGGACTTGACCTCAAGCACGATGTCGTCGGCGTCGTGTGGGTCCCGCGGTGCGAGCATGTCGGTCAGCGCAGTGTCCAGCTCGACGACGACAGCTTCTAGTTCAACGACTTCCTCGGCGAAAGAAGCATCGGCTGCTGCCAGTTCACGGCCGGCCTCCAGGTCGTCGCGCGCAGCCACCAGCTTGCGATGGGTGGCGATAATCGGCGCCAATCGGGCAAACCGACGCCCAACCTTGCGGGCCTCGTCCGGCTTGCTGTGCAGTTCGGGATCGGCCAGCGCTGCCTCTAACTCGGCGTGTTCGGCCAGCAGCACGTCAATCGTCTGTAGCGGCTGCGTCATCACACACCTCACTTCCGGCGAGCCGATTGCCCCAAACGCGAACCGACGCCCGGCCTGTGCCGTTCGTGCACAGTTCGGGCGTCGGGAAGCGAGCTACTTGTCGGCGGTGTCCGGGCTGGCGGCGGCTTTGTCAGCCGCGGCCTTGCGCTTGCCATAGCGACGTTCGAAACGGGCCACCCGGCCACCGCTGTCGAGGATCTTCTGCTTGCCCGTGTAGAAGGGGTGGCATTGTGAGCAAACCTCGACATGGATGTGACCGCCCGGCTTGGTGCTGCGGGTCTGGAAAGTATTGCCGCACCCGCAGAGCACAGTGGTCTCCTCGTATGCGGGATGAATATCCGATTTCATGCTGTCCTCTTCGATCGTTGGCGGCCATGTGAGTCCCGTGTTCGATGTGGCGATCGGGCCTGCGCCTGCGGGTTGGCCGAGCGTCGATTATGCCAGGTCAACCACCATCATCCCAAACAGCGCGATGCGCGAGCGCATTCCCGGCGACGCGGCAGCTCAAGGACCACCCGAGCCAACTGCAGTGGCGGTGATGCCACGCCGCGTGACGTCAGTTCAACGTCGAGCTAGTCGTTGTCCATCGACCCCGGCGTCGTCTTGGACACCTGCACCAGGAACTCGTAGTTGTTCTTCGTCTTGCGCAGCTGCGACATCAGCAGGTCAATGGCTTGATGAGAGTCGAGACCCGAGAGCACCCGGCGAAGCTTGTGCACGATGGCGAACTCGTCGGGAGACAGCAGAAGTTCGTCCTTGCGGGTGCCCGAGGGGTTCACGTCGACCGCGGGGAAAACTCGCCGTTCGGCGATCTTGCGGTCCAGCTTGAGTTCGGCGTTGCCGGTGCCCTTGAACTCCTCAAAGATCACGGTGTCGCCGGTGGAACCGGTTTCGACCATCGCGGTGGCGATGATGGTCAGTGATCCGCCTTCCTCGATATTGCGGGCGGCGCCAAGGAACCGCTTGGGCGGGTACAGCGCGGTGGAGTCGACACCACCGGACAAGATCCGGCCCGACGCCGGCGAGGCGTTGTTGTAGGCACGGCCCAGTCGAGTGATCGAGTCGAGCAGAACCACGACGTCCTTGCCTTGCTCCACGAGCCGCTTGGCGCGCTCAATGGCCAGCTCCGCGACCGACGTGTGGTCGGACGGGGGGCGGTCGAACGTTGAGGCGATGACTTCACCTTTCACCGAACGCTGCATGTCGGTGACCTCCTCGGGCCGCTCGTCGACGAGCACGACCATGAGGTGGCATTCCGGGTTGTTCTTGGTGATCGCGTTGGCGATGTCCTGCAGGATTGTCGTCTTTCCGGCCTTGGGTGGTGAGACGATCAGCGCGCGCTGGCCCTTACCGATCGGCATGATGAGGTCGATGACCCGCGTGGTCAGCCGCTCGGTGGTGGTTTCCAGCCGAAGGCGCTGGTTGGGATACAGCGGTGTCAATTTGCCGAATTCAGGCCGCTTTTTCGCGTCCTCGACGGATCCACCGTTGATGCTGTCCAGCCGCACCAGCGGGTTGAACTTCTGGCGCTGGTTGGGCTGTTCGCCTTCCCGGGGAACCCGAACCGCGCCGGTCACGGCGTCACCGCGGCGCAAACCGTTCTTGCGCACCATATTCATGGACACGTAAACATCCTGGGGGCCGGCGAGGTAGCCGGAGGTGCGGACGAACGCGTAATTATCGAGAACGTCAAGAATGCCGGCTACCGGTTGTACGACGTCGTCCTCGCGCAGTTCCGTATCGGCACCGTCACCGGACCGCTCGCCGCGGCGCCGGCGATCCCGGAACCGGCGACCCCGCCGGCCCTGGCGCCCTTCGCCGTCGTCGTCGCGCGGCTGCTGCCCGCCCGAACCTTGCTGGTCACCGCTTTGGTCACTACCCGAGGTGGCGCCGCGCTCGTCGGTCTTGGCGTCCTGTTTGGCCCCTTGCCGGTTGTCGGTCCCGTCGGTGGCCTTGCCCTCGCGCTCCGGTTGCGTGGCGCCGCTGGAGGGCGACCCCGATTCGCGAGTGGCGCCGCGCCGGTCTCGGCCCGGTGCTTCGCTCTGGGCGTCTTCCTGTTTGGTGTCCTGCTTGTTGTCCTGCTTGTTGTCCTGTTTGGTGTCCTGTTTGTTTTGGGCGTCCGGTGCCTCGGCAGTGGCCTGCGGCTGTTCTTGGCTCGCGCTCTGCGATGGCTGGTCGCCGGTCGCGGCGCCGTTGGCCTGATCCCTGATCTCCTGGAGCGCGGCGATCAGCTCGTTCTTGCGCATACCCGATGTGCCCTTGACACCGGCCTGGCTAGCCAGAGCGCGCAGTTCGGGCAGCACCAACGTTGCCAACGAACCGGCGGGCTCATTGGTCTTGACGTCTGGGGTGTCCGAGGTGTCCGGGGCGACAGAATCCGACGGCTTATCGGCGTCGGTGCCTTCCCCAGCCGTGATGAGGTCCGTATCGGTCACGGATTTCCTTTCCTTTCCCCGCTGATCACGTCACACGGGGTTTTCTGCATTCAGCGGAGCGATCAGCGAGTTGCCGAGCGCCCAATCATCGACTCTGCAGCGGTGATCGCCAGCATCGGCGGCGAATATGGCAAGCCTCGTCCACAAGAAGGATTGGTAGTTGTCCGAGCGGCTAGGCAGTCGGATGCAGATGCTGCGATTGCTGGACGGCTCCGAGGATAGCCCCCTTCCTGGCCGGAAGCAAGCAAGCTCACGCAACGTGGCGGTTCACCCGCGAGCCGTGACGCCCGAGCTCCAGCGAACTCGATCGCCCACGGTCATCTCAGTGATGGTGAATCCGGTTGCGGCACCGTAGGCCATCGCGTCGGCCGGCAACTGCGGCTCAGTCGTCAGCGCGATCAGCGAAGGGCCAGCACCCGATAGCGTTGCCGCCACATTGTGGCGCCGCAGCAGGCGCAGATACTCTGCTGAAGCCGGCATGGCCGGTGCACGTTGAGCCTGATGCAAGACGTCTTCGGTGGCCGCCACCAGCAAATCGGGCCGTTCGGTGAGTGCCACCACGAGTAATGCAGCCCGGCTGACGTTGAACCGCGCGGCGTCGTGGCTGACCTGCGCCGGCAATAGCACCCGGGTCTCCGCGGTTGATGATCGCGCTTCGGGAATCGCCGAAAAGAGGTGGATATTGGGATGGATCCGCAGCGGTACCGCCGAATAATCACACCGATCACCCCTGCGGTCGGTCCACGAAACCACGGCTCCGCCCAGTACGGCAGCCGCCGCGTTGTCGGGATGACCTTCGAACTCCGAGGACAGCTGGATCAGCTGGGCCTCGTCGAGTGGCTTCGAATCCGTTTGTGCAACAAGACCATTGACAGCTGCAAGGCCACCCACCACGGCCGCCGCGGAAGAACCGAGCCCACGAGAATGCGGAATGGCGTTGCGGCAGCGAACCACCAGGCCGGGAGCACTGACCCCCACGGCCTGCAGCCCATACTGGATGGCGCGCACTACCAGGTGATCCGGTCCCAGCGGAACGTGGTCGGCGCCCTCACCCTCGACGGCCACCACCAAACCGGATTCTGTTGTCTCGACAGTGGTCTCGTCATAGAGACCCAGAGCCAAGCCGATGCTGTCGAAACCGGGGCCGAGATTCGCGCTCGACGCCGCCACCACGGCGCTTGCCATCAGCCCGGCGGGCAGCAGCCGACTGTCCGACGCGCCCGGTCCCGCAGCGCTATCGATCGCCACGGGATCCACCCGGTGGCGACCCGACGCGCCCACTAGGCCAGTCCCAGATTCTCGATCACGGCCGCCGGGTCGACCGGCAGCGGAGACACACTCGGCATGTCTTTCAATGCAGTGTCGGGATCCTTGAGACCGTTGCCGGTCACGGTGCACACCACCGACGAACCGCGCGCCACCCAGCCGTCATCGATGGCCTTGAGTAGACCGGCGATACTGGCGGCGGAAGCGGGCTCGACAAAGACGCCCTCTGCCTGGGCCACCAGGTGATATGCGGCCAGGATTTCCTCATCCGTGGCAGCCAAGAAGCGGCCCTTGGACTGCTGCTTGGCCTCGACGGCCGAGGTCCACGACGCTGGCGAGCCGATACGGATCGCGGTCGCGATCGTCTCCGGGTGGCTGACAGGTTCACCGAGAACCAGTGGCGCCGCCCCCGCGGCCTGGGTGCCCAGCATGCGGGGCAGTTTGTCGATCACTCCGTGCTGCTGATACTCGGTGTAGCCCTTCCAATACGCGGTGATATTGCCCGCATTGCCCACTGGGAGAGCGTGCACATCGGGCGCGGTGCCCAGCACATCCACGATCTCGAACGCCGCTGTCTTCTGGCCCTCGATACGCACGGGGTTGACCGAGTTGACCAACGAGATTGTCGGGAAGTCGGCGGCCATCTTGCGGGCAAGTTCCAGGCAGTCGTCAAAGTTGCCGTCAATCTGGATGATCTTGGCGCCGTGCATGACCGCCTGCGCCAGCTTGCCCATCGCGATCTTTCCCTGCGGTATCAGCACCGCGCAGGTGATGCCGGCCCGAGCCGCGTATGCCGCCGCCGACGCCGAGGTGTTTCCGGTCGACGCGCACAGCACCGCCTGTTGACCCCGGGCCAGCGCATCGGTGACCGCCATGGTCATGCCACGGTCCTTGAACGAACCGGTGGGGTTGAGCCCCTCGACTTTGAGGTAGATCGTGCACCCCGTCTTCTTGGAGATTCGGGTCGCCGCGATCAGCGGGGTGCCACCCTCCAGCAGGGTTACCGGGCTCCAATCGGGGCCCACGGGCAGCCGATCGCGGTATGCCGCGATCACTCCCGGCCAGGGCTGATGAGTGGCAGTTTGCGGAGCGGTCACTCGCCGGTTCCTTCGAGTCGCAGGACGCTGGTCACAGCCTCAACCACGTCCAGGTGGACGAGCGCGTCAACGGTTTCCGAGAGCGCGGCGTCGGTGGCGAGGTGAGTCAGCACCACGATTCGGGCTCCCACGCGGTGCCCCCCCTCGCCCACCACACCTTCCTGGCGCACTTCGGCGATGCTCACCGCACGTGTCGCGAACTCCGCCGCTACCGCGGACAACACACCCGGCTTGTCGGCAACATTCATGCTGACGTAGTAGCGCGTGGCAATCAAACCCATTGGCGCCGCCGGAAGTTTGGCGTATTTCGACTCGCGAGGAGCGCGGCTGCCGAGGACTCGGTTGCGGGCGGCCATCACCAAGTCGCCGGTCACTGCCGACGCGGTCGGCGCGCCACCGGCGCCCTGGCCATAGAACATCAGTCGCCCGGCGGCCTCGGCCTCGACCACCACGGCGTTGAAGGCACCGTTGACCGAGGCAAGCGGATGCGTCAGGGGAACCAGCGCCGGATAGACCCGAGCCGAAACCCGTTGCTGACCGGCGTCGGTGGTGATTCGCTCGCAGATCGACAACAGCTTGATGGTGCAACCCAACGCACGCGCCGACTCGAAGTCGGCCGGCGTGATCTTGGTGATGCCCTCGCGATAAACGTCGTCGGCAGTCACCCGGGTGTGGAAGGCAATGGACGCCAGAATCGCCGCCTTGGCCGCGGCGTCATAGCCTTCGACGTCCGCGGTGGGATCGGCTTCGGCATAGCCCAGCGCGCTGGCATCGGCCAACGCCTTGCCGTAGTCGGCACCGGTGCTGTCCATTTCGGAGAGGATGTAGTTGGTCGTGCCATTGACAATCCCGGCCACCCGTCGCACCGTATCGCCGGCCAGCGACTGCGTGAGCGGCCGGATCACGGGGATAGCACCGGCCACCGCGGCCTCGAAATACAAGTCGACATGCGCGCTTTCGGCGGCCTGTGACAATTCTCCCGTGGACGTGGCCAACAGTGCCTTGTTCGCCGTAACGACAGACTTGCCACGCTCGAGGGCAGACAGGATCGCCTTGCGCGACGGTTCTACCGGCCCCATCAGCTCGACGACGATGTCCACATCCTCGCGGGATACGAGTTCTTCGATGTTGTCGGTCAGCAATTCGATCGGCACACCTCGGTCCGCGGCCACCCGGCGCACTCCGATGCCGCGTAGTGCCAGCGGGGCACCGACGCGGGCAGCGAGATCGTCGGCGCTGTCCTCAATGATGCGGACAACTTCGCTTCCGACGTTGCCCAATCCGAGCACGGCAATGCCGACCGGCTTTTCGTCACCCGACACGGGTCACCTCACTTCCAGACTCAGCAGGTCGTCGACCGTCTCCCGCCGCAGCAGCAGGCGCGCCTCGCCAGCGCGCACCGCGACCACAGCGGGCCGGCCGACCATGTTGTAACGGCTTGACAGCGAGTAGCAGTAGGCGCCGGTAGCCGCCACCGCTACCAGGTCGCCCGGACCGAGGTCGTCAGGCACCCACGCATCGCGTACGACGATATCTCCGCTTTCACAATGCTTTCCAACGACACGAGCCCGCACCGCGGGCGCATCGCTGACTCGGGAGACCAACCGCACGTCATACTGGGCGTCATAGAGCGCGGTGCGGATGTTGTCACTCATGCCGCCATCGACGCTGACGTAGCGCCGGGTCGCGGTGGAGCTCACATCGACATCCTTGACCGTGCCGACTTCATAGAGCGTGACGGTGCCGGGTCCGACGATCGCGCGTCCAGGCTCGACCACCAGCTTGGGGGCCGGCAGGCCCACCGCGTTCGATTCGTCGCTGACGATCGTGCTCAACCTGGCGGCCAGCTCGTCTATCGGCGGTGGATCATCGTCGGCCTGATACGAGATGCCCAGGCCGCCACCAAGATCGACAGTCGAGATCTGGGCGGCCTTGTCCGGACCGAGTTGGTCGAATATCGCACGCAGCAGGCCAATGACACGGTGCGCGGCGATTTCGAAACCCGCAACGTCGAAGATCTGCGAACCGATATGGCTGTGCAACCCGACCAGGCGCAGACTATCGGTGGCGAACACCCGCGCAACCGCGGCCATAGCGGCGCCGCTGGCCACCGACAGTCCGAACTTCTGGTCTTCGTGCGCGGTGGAAATGAACTCGTGGGTATGCGCTTCCACACCGACGGTCAGCCGCACCAGGACATCCTGGACGATCCCCGCGTCGCCGGCGATCCGATCCAGTCGCTCGATTTCGGTCATCGAATCGACGACGACGTGGCCGACGCCGGCCTTGACCGCCGCCGTCAATTCCTCGACTGATTTATTGTTGCCGTGGAGCGTGATCCGATCCGGCGGGAAATTCGCGTGCAGCGCAACCGCCAACTCACCGCCACTGCACACGTCGAGACAAAGACCTTCTTCATCGATCCAACGGGCTATTTCGCTACACAGGAATGCCTTAGCGGCGTAATGCACATTGGCGCCACCGCCGAATGCCGCCGCAGTCTCTCGGCAGCGCCAGCGAAAATCGTCTTCGTCGATGACGAACAACGGAGTCCCGTACTCCCGAGCGAGGTGCGTTAGTGCGACCCCGGCAATGCCGGCTACCCCCGTCGCATCTCGAGTAGTGTTGCGCGGCCACACATTCGGCGCCAGCCACAACAACTCGTCGGCCGACTGCGGGCGCGGCGGACTCGTACCCAGGCGAGGCTCTTCGGCGTGCCGGGGGCCGGCAGGATGGGCGTTCACATTCGCTCCGGGGCGCTGACGGCAA
It includes:
- the thrB gene encoding homoserine kinase, which codes for MASAVVAASSANLGPGFDSIGLALGLYDETTVETTESGLVVAVEGEGADHVPLGPDHLVVRAIQYGLQAVGVSAPGLVVRCRNAIPHSRGLGSSAAAVVGGLAAVNGLVAQTDSKPLDEAQLIQLSSEFEGHPDNAAAAVLGGAVVSWTDRRGDRCDYSAVPLRIHPNIHLFSAIPEARSSTAETRVLLPAQVSHDAARFNVSRAALLVVALTERPDLLVAATEDVLHQAQRAPAMPASAEYLRLLRRHNVAATLSGAGPSLIALTTEPQLPADAMAYGAATGFTITEMTVGDRVRWSSGVTARG
- the thrC gene encoding threonine synthase, translating into MTAPQTATHQPWPGVIAAYRDRLPVGPDWSPVTLLEGGTPLIAATRISKKTGCTIYLKVEGLNPTGSFKDRGMTMAVTDALARGQQAVLCASTGNTSASAAAYAARAGITCAVLIPQGKIAMGKLAQAVMHGAKIIQIDGNFDDCLELARKMAADFPTISLVNSVNPVRIEGQKTAAFEIVDVLGTAPDVHALPVGNAGNITAYWKGYTEYQQHGVIDKLPRMLGTQAAGAAPLVLGEPVSHPETIATAIRIGSPASWTSAVEAKQQSKGRFLAATDEEILAAYHLVAQAEGVFVEPASAASIAGLLKAIDDGWVARGSSVVCTVTGNGLKDPDTALKDMPSVSPLPVDPAAVIENLGLA
- a CDS encoding homoserine dehydrogenase — encoded protein: MSGDEKPVGIAVLGLGNVGSEVVRIIEDSADDLAARVGAPLALRGIGVRRVAADRGVPIELLTDNIEELVSREDVDIVVELMGPVEPSRKAILSALERGKSVVTANKALLATSTGELSQAAESAHVDLYFEAAVAGAIPVIRPLTQSLAGDTVRRVAGIVNGTTNYILSEMDSTGADYGKALADASALGYAEADPTADVEGYDAAAKAAILASIAFHTRVTADDVYREGITKITPADFESARALGCTIKLLSICERITTDAGQQRVSARVYPALVPLTHPLASVNGAFNAVVVEAEAAGRLMFYGQGAGGAPTASAVTGDLVMAARNRVLGSRAPRESKYAKLPAAPMGLIATRYYVSMNVADKPGVLSAVAAEFATRAVSIAEVRQEGVVGEGGHRVGARIVVLTHLATDAALSETVDALVHLDVVEAVTSVLRLEGTGE
- the lysA gene encoding diaminopimelate decarboxylase; the encoded protein is MGTSPPRPQSADELLWLAPNVWPRNTTRDATGVAGIAGVALTHLAREYGTPLFVIDEDDFRWRCRETAAAFGGGANVHYAAKAFLCSEIARWIDEEGLCLDVCSGGELAVALHANFPPDRITLHGNNKSVEELTAAVKAGVGHVVVDSMTEIERLDRIAGDAGIVQDVLVRLTVGVEAHTHEFISTAHEDQKFGLSVASGAAMAAVARVFATDSLRLVGLHSHIGSQIFDVAGFEIAAHRVIGLLRAIFDQLGPDKAAQISTVDLGGGLGISYQADDDPPPIDELAARLSTIVSDESNAVGLPAPKLVVEPGRAIVGPGTVTLYEVGTVKDVDVSSTATRRYVSVDGGMSDNIRTALYDAQYDVRLVSRVSDAPAVRARVVGKHCESGDIVVRDAWVPDDLGPGDLVAVAATGAYCYSLSSRYNMVGRPAVVAVRAGEARLLLRRETVDDLLSLEVR